A genomic region of Brevibacillus sp. JNUCC-41 contains the following coding sequences:
- a CDS encoding M14 family metallopeptidase: MTKQKKQKWKRNLVVMTAITGLVFSIFYPGLSIPVAAVEQPDQPIPKEESVSIVQLVVPNDKAKEKLLELGIDLTHRIEAHDGVYEVDAVVTPTEIAMLKTFGINVKETLITKNQWDTRVAERQSTVQLQASLAASEDTLKVLRANHFTNQSGTFLYLEVKSSAGATASTALKATWTENGEEKSATLSRLVDYGEYLYHYLLLPVSAIPSSVKIESNLGGTATSTITEWLGKEPKHPKTDYVTDFVDHYMAPNELYERAEKLAKEFPNLVEIIDMPNKTNGYRRLAQATIGGTTNLAVVVSSKAWGHEGGNDVSVEFKNPGTNNSPLKVTVDGTKILVDLATDSSGKATSTAAQVVKALNENASQLVTATTYRGNSGAGVVAPTTNAAILTDGLKAGADVSRDPFTVKAIRIGKHRDGSKPGVLGYAQEHAREWVTPLVTIETAERLLRNYSQDSETRKLVDNLDIFLVPSVNPDGANYSLNDYNMQRKNMTNHCGPTASDPGYRNNWGVDLNRNHSVGSVFDGYIGGGTSCTGDTYAGPAENSEPEGRNLVWLADKNPNIKFAMNIHSYGGYFMWSPGAYDSKRTTLPRPSAGEEAFYWAASDNILNDIQDHRGTVILPSRTGPIPDVLYSAAGNSADYLWYEKGIYAWNFEVGADLWNKDTKRWQAVGFQPAFVEGHEEAMEFANGLIGLIKVAYNSAKDHQPPSSKATPGNGKYTGPVDVKIETSEPATIYYTLDGSRPTFQSAKIKLSGTREFAETLKIEKTTTINYFTVDAAGNIEKNYNPLGNGKNYNSVTLTIK, translated from the coding sequence TTGACAAAACAGAAAAAGCAGAAATGGAAAAGGAATTTAGTGGTGATGACTGCCATAACCGGACTGGTGTTCTCTATATTTTATCCAGGCCTAAGTATTCCGGTTGCAGCGGTCGAACAGCCTGACCAGCCGATTCCTAAGGAAGAATCGGTATCAATTGTCCAACTTGTAGTGCCAAATGATAAGGCAAAGGAGAAGCTTCTTGAGCTTGGAATTGACCTTACCCACAGAATCGAAGCACACGACGGAGTCTATGAAGTGGATGCCGTTGTCACACCAACAGAAATTGCCATGTTAAAGACCTTTGGCATCAATGTAAAAGAGACCCTGATCACCAAAAACCAATGGGACACACGCGTGGCAGAGCGGCAATCTACTGTCCAGCTGCAAGCCAGTCTGGCAGCTTCCGAGGATACACTTAAAGTCCTTAGGGCAAACCATTTTACCAATCAATCAGGCACCTTCCTATATCTCGAAGTGAAATCAAGCGCCGGTGCGACTGCTAGCACAGCACTTAAAGCAACTTGGACCGAGAACGGTGAGGAAAAATCTGCTACACTTTCCAGATTGGTAGATTACGGTGAATATTTATATCACTATTTGCTTTTACCAGTTAGCGCCATTCCTTCATCTGTTAAAATTGAAAGTAATCTTGGAGGAACAGCTACGAGCACAATTACTGAATGGTTAGGGAAAGAGCCGAAACATCCAAAAACAGATTATGTTACCGATTTTGTTGATCACTATATGGCACCAAATGAATTATATGAACGTGCCGAAAAACTTGCAAAAGAATTCCCGAACTTGGTAGAAATCATTGATATGCCAAATAAAACAAATGGTTACAGACGTCTTGCCCAAGCAACTATCGGCGGCACGACCAATCTCGCAGTTGTTGTTTCCTCAAAAGCATGGGGGCATGAGGGCGGGAATGATGTATCGGTAGAATTCAAGAATCCGGGAACCAATAATTCACCACTAAAAGTGACTGTGGATGGTACAAAGATTTTAGTAGATTTAGCTACTGATTCGTCAGGAAAGGCAACAAGTACTGCCGCACAAGTGGTGAAAGCACTGAATGAGAATGCTAGCCAACTTGTCACTGCGACTACATACCGCGGTAATTCTGGTGCCGGTGTTGTCGCACCAACTACAAATGCTGCGATATTAACTGACGGCTTGAAAGCTGGGGCAGACGTTTCCCGAGATCCTTTTACAGTAAAAGCGATCCGAATCGGCAAGCATCGTGATGGTTCTAAACCAGGTGTTCTTGGATATGCTCAGGAGCATGCCCGTGAATGGGTGACCCCGCTCGTAACAATCGAAACGGCGGAAAGACTACTGCGAAACTATAGTCAAGATAGTGAGACAAGAAAGCTTGTCGATAATCTTGATATATTCCTTGTACCTTCAGTAAACCCTGATGGTGCCAATTACAGCTTAAATGATTACAATATGCAGCGTAAGAATATGACCAATCACTGTGGTCCCACTGCCTCTGATCCTGGGTACCGTAATAATTGGGGAGTTGACCTTAACCGCAACCATTCTGTTGGTTCCGTTTTTGATGGCTATATTGGCGGAGGTACAAGTTGTACGGGAGACACTTACGCTGGACCAGCTGAAAACTCTGAGCCTGAAGGAAGAAACCTTGTCTGGCTTGCTGATAAAAACCCAAATATTAAGTTTGCGATGAATATTCATAGTTATGGCGGCTACTTCATGTGGTCCCCTGGTGCTTACGATTCAAAACGTACAACACTGCCACGCCCATCAGCTGGTGAAGAAGCGTTTTACTGGGCAGCTTCTGATAACATCTTAAATGATATTCAAGACCACCGCGGAACGGTCATTCTACCTAGCCGTACAGGTCCAATTCCTGACGTACTATACTCTGCTGCAGGTAACTCTGCGGACTACCTATGGTATGAAAAGGGGATTTATGCCTGGAACTTCGAAGTAGGGGCAGATTTATGGAATAAGGATACAAAAAGATGGCAGGCAGTTGGATTCCAGCCAGCCTTTGTAGAAGGCCATGAAGAAGCAATGGAATTTGCCAATGGGTTGATTGGCTTAATTAAAGTAGCCTACAACAGTGCAAAAGACCATCAGCCGCCTTCCTCAAAAGCTACACCTGGAAACGGTAAATACACAGGTCCGGTTGATGTTAAGATTGAAACAAGTGAGCCAGCCACCATTTATTATACGCTTGACGGCAGCCGCCCAACCTTCCAATCAGCTAAAATTAAATTAAGCGGCACCCGTGAATTTGCAGAAACATTAAAAATTGAAAAGACTACAACCATTAATTATTTCACTGTGGACGCCGCAGGAAACATTGAGAAAAACTACAATCCACTTGGTAATGGGAAAAACTATAATTCTGTAACGCTTACAATAAAATGA
- a CDS encoding ROK family protein: protein MEKYICFDVGGTKVKHGLLLENGTILSQGSYSTPCTNLDKFIIKMVETINMYLRNNHVLGVAISLPGFINPNTGYSEQGGAVTALINQNLKNLLEAKVPLRVEIENDGNCAAIAEKTSGNAQNCTDFICVTIGTGIGGGIFVDGKLLHGHRFRGGEFGFMITQANGKNFGDIWHSTGSTSALIRSYKKLKGISEYENVKGETVFSEAAKSKSVKKLIDGWARNISYGIFNLAATLNPQKILISGGVSSQQDLLSTIKKQLDDLPWWNDIKIPVELCKYRNDAGMIGAMYHFIQKQRL from the coding sequence GTGGAAAAGTATATTTGTTTTGATGTCGGCGGGACAAAAGTAAAACACGGGCTCTTATTAGAGAACGGAACCATTCTTTCACAAGGCAGTTACAGTACCCCGTGTACAAATCTAGATAAATTTATAATAAAAATGGTAGAAACAATTAATATGTACTTAAGAAATAATCATGTGTTGGGTGTAGCTATAAGTTTACCAGGCTTTATTAACCCGAATACAGGTTACTCAGAACAAGGTGGTGCTGTTACCGCGTTGATTAATCAGAACTTAAAGAATTTATTAGAAGCAAAAGTTCCTCTAAGGGTTGAAATTGAAAATGATGGAAACTGTGCTGCTATAGCAGAAAAAACAAGCGGTAATGCCCAAAATTGCACCGATTTTATATGTGTCACAATTGGCACTGGAATAGGAGGGGGGATTTTTGTTGACGGTAAACTTTTACATGGTCATAGATTTAGAGGCGGTGAATTTGGTTTTATGATTACTCAAGCAAATGGGAAAAATTTCGGTGATATATGGCACTCCACAGGTTCAACTTCTGCCTTAATTAGGAGCTATAAAAAACTTAAGGGAATAAGTGAATATGAAAATGTTAAAGGGGAGACCGTTTTTTCAGAGGCTGCTAAAAGTAAATCGGTAAAAAAACTTATTGACGGATGGGCTAGAAATATTAGTTATGGAATTTTCAACCTAGCAGCAACTTTAAACCCACAAAAAATTTTAATTAGTGGCGGAGTATCCTCCCAACAGGACTTGTTATCTACTATAAAAAAACAACTAGACGATCTCCCTTGGTGGAATGATATTAAGATTCCTGTTGAACTATGTAAATATCGAAATGACGCAGGAATGATTGGGGCCATGTATCATTTTATTCAAAAACAAAGATTATAA
- the gntK gene encoding gluconokinase, which translates to MTSYMLGVDIGTTSTKAVLFTKKGDVIEQENIGYPLYTPDMTTAEQDPEEIFQAVLKAFTNITKQHPDKQISFISFSSAMHSVIAMDENDQPLTRCITWADNRSEAWAHKIKDELDGHEVYKRTGTPIHPMSPLSKIAWIVNDRPDIATHVKKYIGIKEYIFKKFFDQYVVDYSLASSMGMMNLKNLDWDEEALRIAGITRGQLSELVPTTKVFNNCDPDLAKQIGIDPQTPFVIGASDGVLSNLGVNAIRKGEIAVTIGTSGAIRTIIDEPKTDEKGRIFCYALTEKHWVIGGPVNNGGMVLRWIRDEFASSEVETAKRLGIDAYEVLTKIAERVRPGADGLLFHPYLAGERAPLWNPDVRGSFFGLTLSHKKEHMIRAALEGVIYNLYTVFLALTECMDGPVTRIQATGGFARSAVWRQMMSDIFESEVVVPESYESSCLGACILGLYATGEIDSFEVVSEMIGNTHKHTPKDDSVKEYRQLLPIFINLSRVLENEYTQIANYQRNLINATK; encoded by the coding sequence ATGACTAGCTATATGTTAGGTGTAGACATCGGTACAACAAGTACAAAAGCGGTATTATTCACGAAAAAAGGCGATGTCATCGAGCAGGAGAATATTGGTTATCCTCTTTATACACCGGATATGACAACAGCGGAACAAGACCCTGAAGAGATTTTCCAGGCCGTTTTGAAAGCCTTTACAAATATAACGAAGCAGCATCCAGATAAACAGATATCATTTATTTCATTTAGCAGTGCGATGCATAGTGTTATAGCCATGGATGAAAATGACCAGCCGCTGACACGTTGTATCACTTGGGCAGATAATCGCAGTGAAGCTTGGGCCCATAAAATAAAAGATGAATTAGATGGGCATGAAGTTTACAAACGGACCGGAACGCCGATACACCCGATGTCTCCATTATCCAAAATCGCCTGGATCGTGAATGACCGCCCAGATATCGCAACCCATGTTAAAAAGTATATCGGGATTAAAGAATATATCTTTAAAAAGTTCTTTGATCAATATGTTGTCGATTATTCTCTTGCTTCATCGATGGGCATGATGAATCTCAAAAACTTGGATTGGGATGAGGAAGCCTTAAGAATTGCCGGAATAACGCGTGGGCAATTATCTGAGCTCGTACCAACAACAAAGGTCTTTAACAACTGTGACCCGGATTTAGCCAAACAGATCGGGATTGATCCACAAACCCCCTTTGTCATTGGGGCAAGTGATGGAGTCCTTTCAAATCTAGGTGTGAACGCTATCCGGAAAGGTGAAATCGCTGTCACGATTGGGACAAGCGGTGCGATTCGGACGATTATAGACGAGCCGAAAACTGACGAAAAAGGAAGAATCTTTTGCTATGCATTAACGGAAAAGCATTGGGTGATTGGCGGGCCGGTAAACAATGGCGGGATGGTCCTTCGCTGGATTCGCGATGAATTTGCTTCCTCCGAGGTAGAAACGGCTAAAAGGCTTGGCATCGATGCTTATGAAGTCTTGACCAAGATTGCCGAACGTGTAAGGCCAGGCGCAGATGGATTGTTATTCCATCCATATCTCGCAGGTGAACGTGCACCATTATGGAATCCGGATGTACGGGGATCATTTTTCGGATTAACACTCTCGCATAAGAAAGAACATATGATTCGAGCGGCTCTAGAAGGGGTCATTTACAATTTATATACAGTATTTTTAGCCTTAACCGAATGTATGGACGGTCCCGTTACCCGAATTCAAGCTACGGGTGGCTTCGCAAGGTCGGCTGTTTGGCGGCAAATGATGTCCGATATTTTCGAATCGGAAGTCGTGGTTCCAGAAAGCTACGAAAGTTCGTGCCTGGGTGCTTGTATATTGGGGTTATATGCCACCGGGGAAATTGATTCCTTCGAAGTAGTTTCTGAAATGATAGGCAATACCCACAAGCACACACCGAAAGATGATTCTGTAAAAGAATATAGGCAACTACTGCCGATTTTCATTAACCTATCAAGGGTATTGGAAAACGAATATACACAGATTGCTAATTATCAAAGAAACTTAATAAATGCTACAAAGTAA
- a CDS encoding GntR family transcriptional regulator gives MAESKEFLYPVKWLSKASAGDRVTSELRMRIISGMIESGAILSENKIAADFGVSRSPVREALKILASENIIRLERMGAVVIGLTEKKYAEIYDVRILIETFVFERLVRMETNELVMELSKILEMMKISIKYRDADEFSYQDVLFHETIIRSIDHSYILMIWDNLKPVMESLILLSMRSRFKEKYEDFTRIINNHQLYIDAIRTKDRDLMIKSLHENFDDVQEKVEDLWTAQQMLSKGVEQEND, from the coding sequence ATGGCTGAATCAAAGGAGTTTCTATATCCTGTAAAATGGCTTTCAAAAGCCTCAGCAGGTGATCGTGTAACATCCGAGCTTAGAATGCGCATTATTTCGGGGATGATTGAAAGCGGTGCCATCCTATCTGAAAATAAAATAGCTGCCGATTTCGGTGTAAGCCGCTCACCAGTTCGTGAAGCGTTAAAAATATTGGCCTCTGAAAATATCATCCGATTGGAAAGAATGGGTGCGGTTGTCATTGGTTTAACAGAAAAAAAATATGCAGAAATTTATGATGTGCGTATACTCATCGAAACGTTTGTATTCGAACGGCTAGTAAGGATGGAAACGAATGAATTAGTGATGGAACTTAGTAAAATACTGGAAATGATGAAAATTTCCATAAAATACCGAGATGCTGATGAGTTTTCCTATCAGGATGTCCTATTCCACGAAACGATCATTCGGTCCATCGATCATTCCTACATCCTGATGATTTGGGATAATTTAAAACCTGTAATGGAAAGTTTGATTCTTCTATCCATGCGCAGTCGTTTTAAAGAAAAGTATGAAGACTTTACACGGATCATAAATAACCATCAACTTTATATTGATGCAATCAGGACAAAAGATCGGGACCTCATGATTAAGTCGCTACATGAAAACTTTGATGATGTTCAAGAGAAAGTTGAAGACTTATGGACGGCCCAACAGATGCTTTCAAAAGGAGTCGAACAAGAAAATGACTAG
- a CDS encoding IS3 family transposase: MGPCIILFKNKDYKNLLFKLRFTLVYRVIEEYNMSRYQWGLKKMAPVQYRDHLLAVKELFTVRKMGHSSDYQRFFLFRHC; this comes from the coding sequence TTGGGGCCATGTATCATTTTATTCAAAAACAAAGATTATAAAAACTTATTATTTAAGTTACGGTTCACCTTAGTTTATAGAGTTATAGAAGAATACAATATGAGTCGTTACCAATGGGGACTAAAGAAAATGGCCCCGGTACAATACCGGGACCACCTATTAGCCGTTAAGGAACTTTTTACTGTCCGAAAAATGGGGCATAGTTCAGATTACCAGCGTTTTTTTTTATTTCGACATTGCTAG
- a CDS encoding LURP-one-related/scramblase family protein: MRQLYIKQKVFSLSGKFTVKDQQEKDIYYVEGSFMQVPKTFSIMNTARDEVALITKKVFSFLPKFLVEVNGREVLTIKKEFSFFKARYTIDAAGIEVHGNWWDMDFRVLQHGKIVGEVGKEWFTWGDSYKVEIIDEEMETIIIALVVAIDCVKADQAAASSAASI, encoded by the coding sequence ATGAGGCAGCTTTATATAAAGCAGAAGGTGTTCAGTCTTAGCGGGAAATTTACAGTAAAGGATCAGCAGGAGAAGGATATATATTACGTGGAGGGAAGTTTTATGCAAGTTCCAAAGACTTTCTCCATTATGAATACAGCAAGGGATGAAGTAGCACTCATTACGAAAAAGGTGTTCAGCTTTTTACCAAAGTTTTTGGTTGAGGTGAATGGTCGAGAGGTATTAACAATAAAGAAGGAATTTTCCTTCTTTAAAGCACGATATACAATTGATGCGGCAGGCATTGAAGTACATGGTAATTGGTGGGATATGGATTTTCGAGTTTTACAGCATGGTAAAATCGTAGGTGAAGTGGGCAAGGAGTGGTTCACTTGGGGTGATAGCTACAAGGTTGAAATAATAGATGAAGAGATGGAAACCATTATTATTGCACTCGTTGTTGCAATTGATTGTGTGAAGGCTGATCAAGCAGCTGCTTCCTCAGCAGCGTCGATTTAA
- the proC gene encoding pyrroline-5-carboxylate reductase has translation MLKDKTVAFLGAGSMAESMISGIVQMGSIPSERIYVTNRRNQLRLKEMNHVYGVQAVHQDALPYEEIDFFILAMKPQGAADALDALKDKIKVDQVVISVLAGISTEFMESHLQLGQQVVRLMPNTSSMIQESATALCPGRHTAMDNVIAVKELFGCLGKVFLIEEEQMDIFTGIAGSGPAYFYYLMEHMENAGVKKGMDEAMVREIVAQTILGAAKMIMVNDEAPASLREKVTSPNGTTASGLEALRKNNGGRAISQAIHHAAKRSKELNEEMSVAYRKSAIPREYCGTSVP, from the coding sequence ATGTTGAAAGATAAAACTGTGGCATTTTTAGGAGCCGGTTCGATGGCAGAGTCGATGATTTCAGGAATTGTGCAGATGGGGAGCATACCATCAGAGAGAATTTATGTGACAAATCGCCGGAATCAATTACGACTCAAGGAAATGAATCACGTGTATGGAGTTCAGGCGGTCCATCAGGATGCATTGCCATATGAAGAAATTGATTTCTTTATTTTGGCAATGAAGCCCCAGGGAGCAGCAGATGCTCTCGATGCATTGAAAGATAAAATAAAAGTGGATCAAGTTGTAATTTCTGTTTTAGCGGGCATTTCAACTGAATTCATGGAAAGTCATCTACAGCTTGGACAGCAGGTTGTGCGGTTGATGCCAAATACGTCGAGCATGATCCAGGAGTCGGCAACTGCGTTATGTCCGGGAAGACATACAGCGATGGACAATGTGATAGCAGTGAAGGAATTGTTTGGCTGTTTGGGAAAAGTGTTCTTAATTGAAGAAGAGCAAATGGATATTTTTACAGGAATTGCAGGAAGCGGACCTGCTTACTTCTATTATTTAATGGAACATATGGAAAATGCCGGCGTTAAAAAGGGTATGGATGAAGCGATGGTCCGTGAGATTGTCGCCCAAACGATTTTAGGGGCAGCCAAGATGATTATGGTGAACGACGAGGCACCGGCAAGTCTAAGAGAGAAAGTCACTTCACCAAATGGAACGACAGCATCCGGACTTGAGGCTTTACGGAAAAATAATGGCGGCAGAGCCATTTCACAGGCGATTCATCATGCAGCGAAACGTTCGAAAGAGCTGAATGAAGAGATGTCAGTAGCGTACAGGAAATCGGCTATTCCCCGAGAGTATTGTGGCACTTCAGTACCATAA
- a CDS encoding glycosyltransferase family 2 protein, producing MLEKVSIIIPFQTDNGPRAEAFKWIKQYYERIMPEAELCLGIIDNDKINKSKAVNLAAKKATREIFVIADADIVYDPKLIVKAIEVLNESAWVVPFTEIYDIERSGTERLIQTEPTWPFDVKSEECTKANWIYTGFAGKLIVIPKVNFEAVGGFDERFSGWGGEDDAFSLSVQTLCGKLANVTGEIYHVWHPVSNYGTNPNGKANLELLNRYKRASGNRKEMTNLISERKNNIEKIQINNIEVLNSNENAYMTSPKSKICFAILVHEKRELVEQLIKNVRSFCPNSAIVLYNGGSDRTLCEGLGVPVCPSSRKLKYGHTAIYFLETMEWLEQLGTQYEYFINIDSDALFIKKGYEEFIQNEMKDTDYMGVDFRIPSKDWYIGRELKKDVNRWKKLFNINPLYGVFNVGQVISRPIVKALLEPERMGKLRKALMETTSWGMDEIIFVNMAKELGFRQKKYPNPLDSEMIRYRPYFTLEEMIYYHTKNSGYLCHPIIRDKADPVRKLIQHFEKGHDSELYTNKEYPWHEDNPNNYSISLPIKGKFGILELVVRSGSALTHYWQPPGGEWYKSEIFARGVMGIPILFETHSGVFVVVCKLINGEVCFWWRDSNAQNSPWYGPSVFQLGNVNPIKGSEFIKE from the coding sequence TTGTTAGAAAAGGTTTCAATAATCATACCTTTCCAAACAGACAATGGCCCAAGAGCGGAAGCATTTAAATGGATTAAACAGTATTATGAACGTATCATGCCCGAAGCTGAATTATGCTTGGGTATAATCGATAACGATAAAATTAATAAATCCAAGGCTGTAAACTTAGCAGCTAAAAAAGCAACAAGGGAAATTTTTGTAATAGCTGATGCGGATATCGTTTATGACCCTAAACTTATTGTTAAAGCTATAGAGGTACTTAATGAATCAGCATGGGTAGTTCCTTTTACTGAAATTTATGACATTGAAAGGTCAGGAACAGAAAGACTGATTCAAACAGAACCAACGTGGCCTTTTGATGTTAAATCTGAAGAATGTACCAAAGCAAATTGGATTTACACAGGTTTTGCGGGAAAACTTATTGTCATACCCAAAGTGAACTTTGAGGCAGTCGGAGGTTTTGATGAACGGTTTAGTGGCTGGGGAGGCGAAGATGATGCTTTTTCACTTTCTGTCCAGACACTTTGTGGTAAATTAGCGAATGTTACAGGAGAAATTTACCATGTATGGCATCCTGTTTCAAACTACGGAACAAATCCAAACGGTAAAGCGAATCTAGAACTTCTCAACCGTTATAAACGCGCAAGTGGAAATAGGAAGGAAATGACCAATCTTATTTCTGAACGAAAGAATAATATAGAAAAGATACAAATTAATAATATTGAGGTTTTAAACAGCAATGAAAATGCATATATGACATCACCTAAAAGCAAAATTTGTTTTGCCATCCTTGTTCATGAAAAGAGAGAGTTAGTCGAGCAACTAATTAAAAATGTCCGTTCTTTTTGCCCTAACAGTGCAATCGTCTTATACAACGGGGGATCTGATAGGACGCTTTGTGAAGGTCTAGGTGTTCCCGTTTGCCCCTCCAGTCGTAAATTAAAGTATGGGCATACTGCCATTTATTTTCTTGAAACGATGGAATGGTTGGAGCAATTAGGGACTCAGTATGAATATTTTATTAATATTGACTCAGATGCTTTGTTTATCAAAAAAGGATATGAAGAATTTATTCAAAATGAAATGAAAGATACGGATTACATGGGAGTGGACTTTAGGATTCCAAGTAAAGATTGGTATATTGGAAGGGAACTTAAGAAAGACGTTAATAGATGGAAGAAATTATTTAATATTAATCCTTTGTATGGAGTTTTCAATGTTGGACAGGTAATTTCGAGACCTATTGTTAAAGCATTACTTGAACCAGAAAGGATGGGAAAGTTAAGAAAAGCTTTAATGGAAACCACTTCCTGGGGGATGGATGAGATTATCTTTGTAAACATGGCCAAGGAACTTGGATTCAGGCAAAAAAAATATCCAAACCCCCTGGACTCAGAGATGATACGTTATCGCCCTTACTTTACATTGGAAGAAATGATATACTACCATACTAAAAATAGCGGTTATCTATGTCATCCCATTATTCGAGACAAAGCTGACCCTGTCAGGAAATTAATCCAACATTTTGAAAAGGGTCATGATTCAGAACTATATACAAACAAGGAATATCCATGGCATGAAGACAATCCAAATAATTATTCCATTTCGCTTCCGATAAAAGGAAAATTTGGTATTTTAGAGCTTGTCGTTCGCTCTGGTTCTGCTTTGACACACTATTGGCAACCCCCGGGGGGGGAATGGTATAAATCTGAGATATTCGCTAGAGGTGTTATGGGAATTCCTATATTATTCGAAACTCATTCAGGTGTATTTGTGGTAGTATGCAAATTAATAAATGGTGAAGTTTGCTTTTGGTGGAGAGACAGCAATGCCCAGAACAGCCCTTGGTATGGACCATCTGTTTTTCAGCTTGGGAATGTAAATCCGATAAAAGGAAGTGAATTTATTAAAGAGTAA
- a CDS encoding AAA family ATPase, with protein sequence MKLGIMCGIPLSGKSTYAKVLQSDGWVRVSIDDLRLSLHGQIYKAEAEPQVWKTAELMVRSLLKSGHKVIVDTTNRTRKRRKQWRRVAKEFGLTLEIYQVDTDYEICKARNKDLMRLPQDVLKQIHKEYQKPTSDEGTIIMVN encoded by the coding sequence GTGAAACTTGGTATCATGTGCGGAATCCCATTAAGTGGTAAATCAACATATGCTAAAGTTCTACAGAGCGACGGATGGGTACGTGTATCTATTGATGACCTCAGGCTTTCCTTACATGGTCAAATTTATAAAGCAGAGGCTGAACCACAAGTGTGGAAAACAGCTGAACTTATGGTCAGGTCGTTGCTAAAAAGTGGTCATAAAGTAATTGTAGATACCACAAACAGAACAAGAAAGCGTCGTAAACAATGGAGACGTGTGGCTAAAGAATTTGGGCTTACGTTAGAAATTTACCAAGTGGATACAGATTATGAAATATGTAAAGCAAGGAACAAAGATCTAATGCGACTACCTCAAGATGTATTAAAACAAATTCATAAAGAATACCAAAAACCGACATCGGATGAGGGAACTATTATTATGGTAAATTAG
- a CDS encoding YkvI family membrane protein, which translates to MKRILKIASAFIGILIGAGYASGQETMLYFVSFGKLGTIGAIISVVIFAYLGMILMKLGSRTQTDSHQEAIYKICGRFLGGIIDYVLNAILLGIGIVMIAGSGSIFNQQFGLPSFIGTILMTVLVMITVMLKVDRVIKVIASVTPFLIIVVLFLFIYSMLTMNSSFTSLEPHALEQNSAAGHWLISAINYISITIAMGASMTLVMGGNEPDERISSIGGLIGGAALGLLVMISNLTIFSHIHTVSHLDMPMLGIANSVSPLLGILYSLVLFAMIFNSAVSMFYSFGTRFSNPHTTKFKVIIISSLLIGFIASFFGFTKLVSSLYPIFGYMGIVLIIVLIITPFRMSRLTKEN; encoded by the coding sequence ATGAAGAGAATCCTTAAGATCGCTAGTGCTTTTATCGGAATCCTTATCGGAGCAGGGTACGCCTCAGGACAAGAGACCATGCTTTATTTTGTAAGCTTCGGGAAATTGGGCACAATTGGAGCTATCATTTCAGTCGTTATTTTTGCATACCTTGGAATGATTCTGATGAAGCTTGGCAGTCGTACACAAACAGATTCGCATCAGGAAGCAATTTATAAGATTTGTGGTCGCTTTCTCGGCGGTATCATTGATTATGTTCTGAACGCCATCCTACTAGGTATCGGAATTGTCATGATTGCGGGGTCAGGCTCAATCTTTAATCAGCAATTCGGATTACCTTCTTTTATAGGCACCATTCTTATGACTGTTCTTGTTATGATAACAGTTATGCTGAAAGTTGACCGTGTGATTAAGGTAATTGCATCCGTCACACCATTTCTGATTATTGTCGTACTTTTCTTATTTATTTATAGTATGTTAACAATGAATTCATCGTTTACGTCACTTGAACCACATGCACTGGAACAAAATTCAGCTGCGGGACATTGGCTTATATCTGCAATAAACTATATTTCAATAACCATAGCAATGGGGGCTTCCATGACACTTGTTATGGGTGGAAATGAACCTGATGAAAGGATATCATCCATTGGAGGACTTATCGGAGGGGCTGCTTTAGGTCTACTTGTTATGATTAGTAACCTTACTATTTTCTCACATATTCATACTGTATCGCACTTAGATATGCCAATGCTGGGAATCGCCAACAGTGTTTCACCTCTCTTAGGTATTCTGTACTCTCTCGTTCTGTTCGCTATGATTTTCAACTCGGCAGTCAGCATGTTCTACTCATTTGGAACACGCTTTTCAAATCCGCATACCACAAAATTTAAAGTAATCATCATTTCATCACTGTTGATAGGATTTATAGCAAGCTTCTTTGGCTTCACTAAACTTGTTTCCTCTCTCTATCCAATCTTTGGCTATATGGGAATTGTTCTTATTATCGTTCTCATCATTACTCCATTCCGAATGAGTCGATTAACGAAAGAAAATTAA